The following proteins are co-located in the Trichormus variabilis 0441 genome:
- a CDS encoding IS4-like element ISAva3 family transposase, protein MIINSFPKIVKDILKGLPKNDYPVLNSRLFFEFWLSYVLDNSLTSMRGLFARLNNTGFELDISTFSKANLHRSQKPFQEIYQKLNKLVQNKAENKLHNKYAICPIDSTVITLTSKLLWVLGHHQVKLFSSLNLATGSPEDNLINFGHDHDYKFGSKMIANLPTNAVGVMDRGFAGLKFIQELVQENKYFVLRIKNNWKLEFEESSGLIKVGASDDAQAYRVINFCDLETKTEFRLVTNLPADGEATVSDDDIRDIYLLRWGVELLWKFLKMHLKLDKLITKNVNGITIQIYVSLIAYLILQLVSIPEQWGHTLLDKFRYLQSCMCQKISYVHWFEEMMLC, encoded by the coding sequence GTGATTATAAATTCATTTCCCAAAATTGTCAAAGATATCCTGAAAGGATTGCCAAAAAATGATTATCCAGTATTGAACAGTCGTCTGTTTTTTGAGTTCTGGCTATCTTACGTCTTGGATAATAGCTTAACAAGTATGCGAGGTTTATTTGCCAGGCTAAATAATACAGGATTTGAGTTAGATATTTCTACTTTTTCTAAAGCAAATTTGCATCGAAGCCAAAAACCCTTTCAAGAAATTTACCAAAAACTAAATAAATTAGTCCAAAATAAAGCTGAGAATAAACTCCATAATAAATATGCAATATGCCCGATTGATTCCACAGTTATTACATTAACTAGTAAGTTATTATGGGTGCTGGGTCATCATCAGGTAAAACTTTTTAGTTCTCTAAATTTAGCTACTGGAAGCCCAGAGGATAACTTGATCAACTTTGGACATGACCATGATTATAAGTTTGGTTCAAAAATGATAGCTAATTTACCAACAAATGCTGTTGGGGTAATGGATAGGGGCTTTGCCGGATTAAAGTTTATTCAAGAACTAGTACAAGAAAACAAATATTTTGTTCTGCGGATAAAAAACAACTGGAAACTAGAATTTGAAGAGTCAAGCGGATTAATTAAAGTTGGTGCATCTGATGATGCCCAAGCCTATAGAGTAATTAATTTTTGTGATTTAGAAACAAAAACTGAATTTCGGTTAGTAACTAATTTACCAGCAGATGGAGAGGCTACTGTTAGTGATGATGATATTAGGGATATTTATCTATTACGTTGGGGAGTTGAATTGTTGTGGAAATTTTTAAAGATGCACTTAAAACTTGACAAATTAATTACTAAAAATGTTAATGGTATCACCATACAAATCTACGTTAGCTTGATAGCATATCTGATTTTACAGCTTGTATCTATTCCCGAACAATGGGGACATACACTATTAGATAAATTCCGCTATTTACAATCCTGTATGTGTCAGAAAATCAGTTATGTTCATTGGTTTGAAGAGATGATGTTATGTTGA
- the xseA gene encoding exodeoxyribonuclease VII large subunit: protein MADDFAASVILDTALSVSGLTDYLRLLLEDDEQLRQVWVVGEVSSANHHRSGLFFTLQDPDGTAAIKCVVWNSQVPKLAQLPIAGEQLIVLGSIRLYPQRGEYQLSVWQAIPAGVGLQALRYQQLKNRLLAEGLFDPQRKRSLPIHPQTIAVVTSPTAAAWGDIQKTLKHRYPGLHVLFSPATVQGEQAPESIVKAIARVEKDGRAEVLILSRGGGAVEELACFNDERVVRAVAECSIPVVTGIGHQRDESLVDLAADVCVHTPTAAAEKVVPSLAELYNQHCQRVIALHQVLLHTQTSAENQLQTLRNRLQNLRLDRHLQQEAQKLNWQRQRLWQLTMGRSQQAKQHLELLRQKLSSLDPKAVLQRGYAVVKQENGAIARSADELAVGNELFIQLAQGEVKAKVIEVKQRQ, encoded by the coding sequence ATGGCTGACGATTTCGCCGCTTCCGTAATTCTAGATACAGCACTTTCTGTATCTGGATTAACTGATTATCTCCGCTTGCTGCTAGAAGATGATGAGCAACTACGGCAAGTGTGGGTAGTTGGGGAAGTTTCTAGTGCTAATCATCACCGCAGTGGGTTATTTTTTACACTTCAAGATCCCGATGGTACAGCAGCAATTAAGTGCGTGGTTTGGAATAGCCAAGTACCAAAGCTCGCTCAATTACCCATAGCGGGTGAACAATTAATTGTTTTAGGCAGTATTCGTTTATATCCACAAAGGGGAGAGTATCAATTATCAGTCTGGCAAGCCATACCTGCTGGAGTTGGTTTACAAGCACTACGTTATCAGCAACTCAAAAATCGCTTGTTGGCTGAGGGGTTATTCGACCCCCAAAGAAAGCGATCGCTTCCTATTCATCCCCAAACCATCGCCGTTGTCACTTCACCGACGGCGGCGGCTTGGGGTGATATTCAAAAAACCCTTAAACATAGATATCCCGGATTACACGTTTTATTTTCTCCTGCCACAGTCCAAGGTGAACAAGCTCCAGAATCTATTGTGAAGGCGATCGCACGAGTAGAAAAAGACGGTCGTGCTGAGGTGCTAATCTTATCGCGCGGGGGTGGTGCCGTAGAAGAATTAGCTTGCTTTAATGATGAGCGGGTAGTCCGTGCTGTGGCTGAGTGTTCCATACCCGTAGTGACTGGGATTGGTCATCAACGAGACGAATCTTTAGTAGATTTAGCGGCTGATGTTTGTGTGCATACACCGACGGCAGCAGCAGAGAAGGTTGTACCATCACTGGCAGAGTTATACAATCAACATTGTCAGCGTGTTATCGCTTTACATCAAGTTTTGCTCCATACTCAAACCTCTGCGGAAAACCAACTACAAACATTACGGAACCGTTTGCAGAATCTCAGATTAGATAGACACTTGCAACAAGAAGCGCAAAAATTAAATTGGCAACGTCAGCGATTGTGGCAATTAACAATGGGGCGATCGCAGCAAGCCAAACAACACCTAGAACTTTTGCGACAAAAGTTAAGCAGCCTCGACCCCAAAGCCGTATTACAGCGTGGTTATGCAGTAGTGAAACAAGAAAACGGTGCGATCGCTCGTTCTGCTGATGAATTAGCTGTAGGAAATGAGTTATTCATTCAACTGGCGCAAGGTGAAGTTAAGGCCAAAGTGATAGAAGTAAAACAACGGCAATAA
- the xseB gene encoding exodeoxyribonuclease VII small subunit — MVKRKNSDNSGTVAQGNYEAKVAEIEAIISRIESGELELETVFEQFANAVQYLRQCDTFLQQRQQQIDLLIETLNEQDGDQIPRVSNDGIEPKK, encoded by the coding sequence ATGGTTAAACGTAAAAACTCTGACAATTCAGGTACTGTGGCACAGGGTAATTATGAAGCCAAGGTTGCAGAAATAGAAGCCATCATCTCACGGATTGAATCAGGAGAATTGGAACTAGAAACCGTTTTTGAGCAGTTTGCCAACGCCGTTCAATACCTGCGTCAATGCGACACTTTTTTACAGCAACGACAGCAACAAATAGATTTATTAATTGAAACTTTGAATGAGCAAGACGGTGATCAGATACCCAGGGTCTCCAATGATGGTATTGAGCCAAAGAAATGA